Proteins encoded by one window of Xylella fastidiosa:
- the hisIE gene encoding bifunctional phosphoribosyl-AMP cyclohydrolase/phosphoribosyl-ATP diphosphatase HisIE — protein MCNEPATSDVALPDLDWAKGDGLLPVIVQDADTLRVLMLGYMNSQALEVTQRSRLVTFYSRSKQRLWTKGERSGHVLHLVAIDADCDADTLLVQARPRGPTCHLGRTSCFPAAPGQFLGALDALVAERERERPQDSYTTALFEQGVRRIAQKVGEEGVETALAGVVQADDALLDESADLLYHLIVLLRARGLSLADAVTVLEARHR, from the coding sequence ATGTGTAATGAGCCTGCGACGAGCGATGTTGCATTGCCTGATCTGGATTGGGCCAAGGGTGATGGCTTGTTGCCCGTGATCGTGCAGGACGCCGATACGCTGCGTGTGCTGATGCTTGGCTATATGAACAGCCAGGCATTAGAGGTCACGCAGCGCAGCCGCTTGGTGACGTTTTACAGCCGCAGTAAGCAGCGTTTATGGACCAAGGGGGAGCGTTCTGGGCATGTGCTGCATCTGGTGGCCATTGATGCCGATTGCGATGCCGATACGTTATTAGTGCAGGCCCGACCCCGTGGACCCACGTGTCATCTGGGCAGGACCAGTTGTTTTCCTGCAGCCCCTGGACAGTTTCTTGGTGCGCTGGATGCGCTGGTGGCGGAGCGCGAACGTGAGCGGCCACAAGACAGTTACACCACCGCATTGTTTGAGCAGGGCGTCCGCCGCATCGCGCAGAAGGTCGGTGAGGAAGGGGTGGAGACCGCATTGGCTGGCGTGGTCCAGGCTGATGATGCACTCCTTGATGAATCAGCAGACCTGCTTTACCACCTGATTGTGTTGTTGCGTGCCCGTGGTTTATCGCTTGCCGATGCCGTTACCGTATTAGAGGCACGGCATCGTTAA
- the hisF gene encoding imidazole glycerol phosphate synthase subunit HisF, translating into MLSRRIIPCLDVRDGRVVKGVKFRDHVDMGDIVELALRYRDHGADELVFYDIGASPQGRSVDYRWVERVARLIDIPFCVAGGIGEVETARAVLHAGADKISINSPALRQPALISALAEAFGVQCVVVGIDSIREADGQWRVRCNTGDPDKTQALPLRTLDWIVEAQRLGAGEIVLNCMDSDGVRCGYDIAQLSQARALCQVPLVASGGAGDMQHFADVFHKADVDGALAASVFHSGAISIPGLKQFLREQQIEVRDV; encoded by the coding sequence ATGTTGAGCCGTCGCATTATTCCATGCTTGGACGTGCGTGATGGACGTGTGGTGAAAGGCGTGAAGTTTCGTGACCACGTGGATATGGGCGATATCGTCGAACTGGCCTTGCGTTACCGTGATCATGGCGCTGATGAGTTGGTGTTTTATGACATCGGCGCCAGTCCACAAGGGCGTTCTGTGGATTACCGTTGGGTTGAACGCGTTGCGCGCCTGATCGACATTCCATTCTGTGTGGCCGGTGGTATCGGCGAGGTTGAGACTGCCCGTGCTGTCTTGCATGCCGGTGCCGATAAGATTTCGATCAACTCACCGGCACTGCGCCAACCTGCGCTGATTAGCGCCTTAGCCGAAGCCTTTGGGGTGCAATGCGTCGTCGTCGGTATTGACTCGATCCGTGAGGCTGATGGTCAGTGGCGCGTCCGCTGCAATACCGGTGATCCGGACAAAACCCAGGCCTTGCCGCTGCGCACCCTGGATTGGATTGTTGAGGCGCAGCGCCTAGGGGCAGGGGAGATCGTATTAAATTGCATGGACAGCGACGGGGTGCGCTGTGGTTATGACATTGCACAGCTGTCTCAGGCGCGGGCATTGTGTCAGGTGCCCTTGGTGGCTTCTGGCGGCGCCGGGGACATGCAGCACTTTGCGGATGTATTTCACAAGGCTGATGTTGATGGTGCATTGGCGGCCAGCGTATTCCATAGCGGCGCGATTTCGATTCCGGGTTTAAAACAGTTTCTGCGTGAGCAGCAAATTGAGGTCCGCGATGTGTAA
- a CDS encoding methylthioribulose 1-phosphate dehydratase, whose translation MNATCTPSLPYDASRLRELAHLLIGTISEFAQAGWTPATSSNFSHRLDEHHVAITVSGRDKRCLREEDIMAVDLDGNAVGHPHTPSAETLLHTQLYRRFPEIGCVLHTHSLTQTVASRVYAGAGHISLKDYELLKAFAGHSTHETTLDVPVFCNTQNMNILAAQVDTLLDKQRMWGYLINGHGMYTWGNTLADARRHLEALEFLLHCELDLLKLRGYL comes from the coding sequence ATGAATGCCACTTGCACACCATCCCTGCCCTACGACGCGAGCCGTCTGCGCGAATTGGCGCATCTGTTGATCGGCACGATCAGCGAATTCGCTCAAGCAGGCTGGACACCAGCCACCAGTAGCAATTTCTCGCACCGTCTGGATGAACATCATGTGGCTATCACCGTCTCCGGCCGCGATAAACGATGCTTGAGGGAAGAGGACATTATGGCCGTCGACTTGGACGGCAACGCCGTTGGACATCCGCATACTCCCTCGGCAGAGACGTTGTTACATACCCAACTGTACCGGCGCTTTCCTGAGATTGGCTGCGTATTGCATACCCACTCGCTAACACAAACGGTAGCCTCACGGGTGTACGCCGGGGCCGGTCACATTTCTCTGAAAGATTACGAGCTACTCAAGGCCTTTGCGGGGCACAGCACCCACGAAACAACCTTGGATGTGCCCGTCTTTTGCAACACTCAAAATATGAATATTCTTGCTGCCCAGGTTGACACACTCCTGGACAAACAACGGATGTGGGGATATCTGATCAACGGGCACGGAATGTATACCTGGGGCAACACACTCGCCGATGCGCGCCGCCACCTTGAGGCATTGGAATTTCTGCTGCACTGCGAACTGGACCTACTGAAATTACGTGGCTATCTTTGA
- the hisA gene encoding 1-(5-phosphoribosyl)-5-[(5-phosphoribosylamino)methylideneamino]imidazole-4-carboxamide isomerase, translated as MNFIVYPALDIRNGAVVRLQQGDYARQTRYDDQVLPRAQAFADSGATWMHLVDLDAAKAGGYTLAPLLRQITRATGLQVQTGGGVRSRDDVARILDAGAARVVIGSLAVRQMTCVIEWLQAFGPERITVALDTRQDAGGVWRLPVHGWTEVAEATLEALAQQYAAAGLRHLLCTDIARDGMLSGPNMDVYAYLRALVPAVQIQVSGGARDVADVVAAKMAGCAGIVLGKALLEGRLALKEAVQHGSVADPGDPLPCGELTEPVCRYRSV; from the coding sequence ATGAATTTCATTGTCTATCCAGCCTTGGACATCCGTAACGGTGCTGTGGTGCGTCTCCAGCAGGGGGATTACGCGCGCCAGACGCGCTATGACGATCAGGTATTGCCGCGCGCACAGGCGTTTGCCGACAGTGGCGCCACGTGGATGCATCTGGTTGATCTGGATGCCGCCAAAGCGGGCGGGTATACCTTGGCACCCTTGTTGCGCCAGATTACCCGTGCAACAGGACTCCAGGTGCAGACCGGCGGCGGGGTGCGTTCCCGTGATGATGTTGCGCGGATTCTCGACGCAGGCGCGGCACGTGTGGTGATCGGTTCATTGGCGGTGCGCCAGATGACGTGTGTCATTGAGTGGTTGCAGGCCTTCGGCCCTGAACGGATCACCGTTGCATTGGACACGCGTCAAGATGCCGGTGGCGTGTGGCGCTTGCCGGTTCATGGCTGGACCGAGGTTGCCGAGGCAACGTTGGAGGCGCTGGCGCAGCAGTATGCAGCAGCCGGGTTGCGCCATCTGTTGTGTACGGACATTGCCCGTGACGGCATGTTGTCCGGTCCCAACATGGATGTATATGCGTACCTGCGGGCCTTGGTCCCTGCAGTGCAGATCCAAGTGTCTGGTGGGGCGCGGGATGTGGCCGATGTCGTCGCCGCCAAGATGGCCGGTTGTGCGGGTATTGTCCTCGGTAAAGCGCTGTTGGAGGGCCGCCTTGCACTCAAGGAGGCAGTGCAGCATGGCAGTGTTGCCGATCCCGGCGATCCCTTGCCTTGCGGGGAACTAACGGAGCCAGTATGTCGCTACAGATCAGTGTGA
- a CDS encoding 1,2-dihydroxy-3-keto-5-methylthiopentene dioxygenase — MSRLRIFDDHTPDTPFFVSKEQAQITAELHKIGITFERWEATQAIEPGATAEQVMAAYRTDIDRLIATHGFKTVDVISIAPDNAKREEMRAKFLEEHFHKEDEVRFFVAGSGLFTVHSGNKVYEIECVKNDLIAIPDGTLHWFDMGAAPYFVAIRFFTEPDGWVGHFTGTDIAQRFPRYIPEGCQSAH, encoded by the coding sequence ATGAGCCGACTACGCATCTTCGACGATCACACCCCCGATACGCCGTTCTTCGTCAGCAAAGAGCAGGCACAGATCACCGCCGAGTTGCACAAGATTGGCATCACGTTCGAGCGCTGGGAAGCGACTCAAGCGATTGAACCTGGTGCAACTGCAGAGCAGGTCATGGCGGCCTACCGTACTGACATTGATCGGCTGATCGCCACACATGGTTTCAAAACCGTAGACGTGATCAGCATCGCTCCAGACAATGCCAAGCGCGAAGAGATGCGCGCCAAATTTCTTGAGGAACATTTTCACAAGGAAGATGAGGTCCGTTTCTTCGTTGCTGGCTCGGGATTATTCACCGTGCACAGCGGCAACAAAGTCTATGAAATCGAATGCGTTAAAAACGATCTGATCGCAATACCCGATGGCACCCTGCACTGGTTTGATATGGGTGCCGCGCCCTACTTCGTCGCTATCCGCTTTTTTACCGAACCGGATGGCTGGGTTGGCCATTTCACCGGCACTGACATTGCACAACGCTTCCCCCGCTATATCCCCGAGGGCTGCCAAAGCGCGCACTGA
- the mtnC gene encoding acireductone synthase — translation MSMPQAILTDIEGTTSSLSFVKEVLFPYARRALPDFVREHREHPDVMPWLDQVANETGTAFSEEALVATLQTWIDTDSKHTALKALQGMIWTSGYQNGDFTAHLYPDAVQRLRAWHAANVPLYVYSSGSVPAQQLFFRHSHAGDLSGLFSGWFDTQIGGKRESTSYQRIAQHIGIAPAGIVFLSDVIEELNAAAQIGLNTVLIDRRDDYPTPRHLKDTDRHLHLDSFAQLPF, via the coding sequence ATGAGCATGCCTCAAGCAATTCTCACGGATATTGAAGGAACCACAAGCAGTCTTTCTTTCGTCAAAGAAGTGCTGTTTCCTTATGCACGCCGCGCCCTCCCCGACTTTGTCCGGGAACACCGTGAACACCCGGACGTGATGCCTTGGTTAGATCAAGTCGCCAACGAAACCGGCACAGCGTTCTCTGAAGAAGCTCTTGTAGCCACCTTGCAAACGTGGATCGACACGGATAGTAAGCACACCGCACTCAAAGCATTGCAAGGCATGATCTGGACATCCGGCTACCAGAACGGCGATTTCACCGCCCACCTCTACCCGGATGCAGTCCAACGGCTGCGCGCCTGGCATGCGGCCAACGTGCCGCTGTACGTGTACTCATCCGGCTCGGTACCGGCACAGCAACTGTTCTTCCGCCACAGTCATGCAGGCGATCTGAGCGGACTGTTCTCAGGTTGGTTCGATACCCAAATCGGTGGCAAGCGTGAGTCCACCAGCTATCAACGCATTGCGCAACACATTGGGATTGCGCCCGCCGGGATCGTCTTTCTATCGGATGTGATCGAAGAATTAAACGCCGCAGCACAAATCGGATTGAACACGGTATTGATTGATCGGCGTGACGATTATCCAACGCCACGTCATCTTAAAGACACCGACCGCCATCTGCATTTGGATAGCTTTGCCCAACTGCCCTTTTAA